The genomic segment TACCTCATGACCCGCGACGGGTTCACCTTCCTGGCTATGGGCTTCACCGGAGCCAGAGCCGCTGAGTTCAAGGAGAAGTACATCTCCGAGTTCAACCGGATGGAAGCCCACATCAGGCAGAACCAGATGGTAGCCATCCCCAACTTCAACAACCCCGTCGAAGCCGCCCGTGCTTGGGCTGACCAGATGGAGAAGCGTCAGGCCCTGGAAGCACAGACCGCTGCCATGCTCCCGAAGGTCGAGAAGTACGACAAGTACATGGGTTCCGATGGGACCATCGATCTGACCCGTGCAGCCAAGACCCTCGGGTTCGCCTCTGGCAAAGCCTTGGGGCAGTACCTGCGGCTCAACCTGAACTGGCTCTTCGCTACCACCAAGAAGGTGACACCCAGAGCGCATGTTGTT from the Desulfomicrobium macestii genome contains:
- a CDS encoding phage regulatory protein/antirepressor Ant gives rise to the protein MSTTIINYAALSNLVIDHEGKPITTSLKVAGVFVKMHKNVLRDIEALDCSEEFRRLNFELTEIEVQAGPVKRKSPMYLMTRDGFTFLAMGFTGARAAEFKEKYISEFNRMEAHIRQNQMVAIPNFNNPVEAARAWADQMEKRQALEAQTAAMLPKVEKYDKYMGSDGTIDLTRAAKTLGFASGKALGQYLRLNLNWLFATTKKVTPRAHVVAAGYMTCKLRINDTTGYGAAHGRITAKGFEFLMNHFGLEEVA